The Acidimicrobiales bacterium genome segment CCGCGTCCGCCACCGACGGGTGGAGCTTGAGGGCCTCCTCCACCTCCTCGGGGAAGACCTTCTCGCCGCCGGTGTTGATGACCTGGTTGCCGCGCCCGAGCAGGATCAGCGAGCCGTCGGCGGCGACCTTGGCCATGTCGCCGGGGAACGAGTACATGACGCCGTCGATCTCCCGGAACACCGTCGCGGTCTTCTCGGCGTCCTTGTAGTAGCCGATCGGCACGTTGCCGGACGCGGCGAGCATCCCCACCTCGTCGGAGCCGGGCACGACCTCGCGCCCGTCGTCGGTGAAGACCTTCGTCGTCGGGTTGCGCACGAACAGCGCCGTCGTCGCCGCGGTGCCGTGCGTCGTGACCTGCGTGGCCATCGCGCCCTCGCTCGAGTTCATGATGTCGTTGAGGGCGACGTTGGGCATGCGGTCGAGCAGCGACTGCTTGACCTCGGCCGACCACATGGCGCCGGAGGAGTAGATCCGCTGCAGGCTCGTGACGTCGTAGGGCCGGCCGGTCGCCGCCTGCTCGTCGATGGCCCGCACGATGGGCTTGGAGAACACGTCGCCGACGAT includes the following:
- a CDS encoding acyl-CoA synthetase, whose product is IVGDVFSKPIVRAIDEQAATGRPYDVTSLQRIYSSGAMWSAEVKQSLLDRMPNVALNDIMNSSEGAMATQVTTHGTAATTALFVRNPTTKVFTDDGREVVPGSDEVGMLAASGNVPIGYYKDAEKTATVFREIDGVMYSFPGDMAKVAADGSLILLGRGNQVINTGGEKVFPEEVEEALKLHPSVADAVAVGVPDEKFGEAITGLVELVPDAELDEADVIAHVKARLASYKAPKRLLVVDTIGRAPNGKVDYKRLKAHAQDVLGLAG